In Armatimonadota bacterium, the genomic stretch CTCGCTTGAGTACTACACGGCAGTCATCGACTACCCAATGAACATCGGTGGACGTCCGCTGAACTCGGTTCCGGCATTCATCCCGGTCGCCTACGAAGCAACCATTCTCTGCGCTGCCTTCAGCGCCGCAATCGGAATGTTTGTGTACAACAAGCTGCCAAAGCCGTACCACCCGATCTTCAACACCAAAAACTTCGAGCGATGCACCCAGGATCGCTTCTTCCTTGCCGTCGAAGCCGAAGACCCGGCCTACGACGCAAAGGTGATCGAAAAAGTCATGAAAGAAAACGGAGCCGTGGAGGTGTCTGAATGCGACTACTAAGACTTAGCCTTGGTTGCACAGCAGTTGGACTAGCGCTTGCCGGATGTAACACCGACATGTGGGTCCAGCAGAAGTCTCACCCGCTCGACAAAAGTGAGTTCTTCGCCGACGGCCAAGCATCGCGACCTCTCCTGCAGGGAACCGTCTCTCGCGGAAACCTCCGCCAAGACGCAGTGTTCTTCACCGGAATAGATAACGGAAAATGGGTCGATACGATCCCAACCGACATCAATATGGAACTCCTCAAGCGCGGTCAAGAGCGCTACCAGATCTTCTGCACCCCATGTCATGGCCAAGCCGGAGATGGTGAGGGCATGATCGCCAAGCGCGGATTCAAACTGAAGCGACCGGTTGGCAA encodes the following:
- a CDS encoding DUF3341 domain-containing protein; the protein is MAHDWSDPSGLWGLVGEFEKPEDLMKAAEAAKHKGFRKMDAYSPFPIHGLSEAIGFRDNRVPWTVFIFGILGVTCGYSLEYYTAVIDYPMNIGGRPLNSVPAFIPVAYEATILCAAFSAAIGMFVYNKLPKPYHPIFNTKNFERCTQDRFFLAVEAEDPAYDAKVIEKVMKENGAVEVSECDY
- a CDS encoding cytochrome c, with translation MRLLRLSLGCTAVGLALAGCNTDMWVQQKSHPLDKSEFFADGQASRPLLQGTVSRGNLRQDAVFFTGIDNGKWVDTIPTDINMELLKRGQERYQIFCTPCHGQAGDGEGMIAKRGFKLKRPVGNMHTDRLRKMPVGHFYDVITNGYGAMYSYASRIEPKDRWAIVAYIRALQLSQNVKATDLTPEQQAKLNEKPKAESHEGGAH